A portion of the Macaca mulatta isolate MMU2019108-1 chromosome 4, T2T-MMU8v2.0, whole genome shotgun sequence genome contains these proteins:
- the MAMU-AG gene encoding major histocompatibility complex, class I, AG isoform X14: MRYFYTSMSRPGRGEPRFFAVGYVDDTQFVRFDSDAESPRMEPRAPWVEQEGPEYWDRETQNMKNATQTYRGNLRTLLRYYNQSEAGSHTLQKMYGCDLGPDGRLLRGYEQFAYDGRDYIVLNEDLRSWTAADLAAQNTQRKWEAARAAEQHRTYLEGECLEWLRRYLENGKETLQRADPPKTHVTHHPVSDYEATLRCWALGFYPAEITLTWQRDGEEQTQDTELVESRPTGDGTFQKWAAVVVPSGEEQRYTCHVQHEGLPEPLTLRWEPSSQSTILIVGIIAGLVLLGTVVTGAVVAAVMWRRKSSGEEGRDLTRSCSCSTPGSDSAQGSDVSLMALKCETAALCGTARQDLFTPSLCDLKNPDFLSAKAPECVCVPVGIM, encoded by the exons ATGAGGTATTTCTACACCTCCATGTCCCGGCCCGGCCGCGGGGAGCCCCGCTTCTTCGCCGTGGGCTACGTGGACGACACGCAGTTCGTGCGGTTCGACAGCGACGCCGAGAGTCCGAGGATGGAGCCGCGGGCGCCGTGGGTGGAGCAGGAGGGGCCGGAGTATTGGGACCGGGAGACACAGAACATGAAGAACGCGACACAGACCTACCGAGGGAACCTGCGGACCCTGCTCCGCTACTACAACCAGAGCGAGGCCG GGTCTCACACACTCCAGAAGATGTACGGCTGCGACCTGGGGCCGGACGGGCGCCTCCTCCGCGGGTATGAACAGTTCGCCTACGACGGCAGGGATTACATCGTCCTGAACGAGGACCTGCGCTCCTGGACCGCTGCGGACTTGGCGGCTCAGAACACCCAGCGGAAGTGGGAGGCGGCCCGTGCGGCGGAGCAGCACAGAACCTACCTGGAGGGCGAGTGCCTGGAGTGGCTCCGCAGATACTTGGAGAACGGGAAGGAGACGCTGCAGCGCGCGG ACCCCCCCAAGACACATGTGACCCACCACCCCGTCTCTGACTACGAGGCCACCCTGAGGTGCTGGGCCCTGGGCTTCTACCCTGCGGAGATCACACTGACCTGGCAGCGGGATGGAGAGGAACAAACTCAGGATACAGAGCTCGTGGAGAGCAGGCCTACAGGGGATGGAACCTTCCAAAAGTGGGCGGCTGTGGTGGTGCCTTCTGGAGAGGAGCAGAGATACACCTGTCATGTGCAGCATGAGGGTCTGCCCGAGCCCCTCACCTTGAGATGGG AGCCGTCTTCCCAGTCTACCATCCTCATCGTAGGCATCATTGCTGGCCTGGTTCTCCTTGGAACTGTGGTCACTGGAGCTGTGGTCGCTGCTGtgatgtggaggaggaagagctcAGGTGAGGAAGGG AGGGATCTGACCAGGTCCTGTTCTTGTTCTACTCCAGGCAGTGACAGTGCCCAGGGCTCTGATGTGTCTCTCATGGCTTTAAAG TGTGAGACAGCTGCCTTGTGTGGGACTGCGAGGCAAGATTTGTTCACGCCTTCTCTTTGTGACTTGAAGAACCCTGACTTTCTTTCTGCAAAGGCACCTGAATGTGTCTGTGTTCCTGTAGGCATAATGTGA
- the MAMU-AG gene encoding major histocompatibility complex, class I, AG isoform X22 yields the protein MRYFYTSMSRPGRGEPRFFAVGYVDDTQFVRFDSDAESPRMEPRAPWVEQEGPEYWDRETQNMKNATQTYRGNLRTLLRYYNQSEAGSHTLQKMYGCDLGPDGRLLRGYEQFAYDGRDYIVLNEDLRSWTAADLAAQNTQRKWEAARAAEQHRTYLEGECLEWLRRYLENGKETLQRADPPKTHVTHHPVSDYEATLRCWALGFYPAEITLTWQRDGEEQTQDTELVESRPTGDGTFQKWAAVVVPSGEEQRYTCHVQHEGLPEPLTLRWEPSSQSTILIVGIIAGLVLLGTVVTGAVVAAVMWRRKSSGEEGVLFLFYSRQ from the exons ATGAGGTATTTCTACACCTCCATGTCCCGGCCCGGCCGCGGGGAGCCCCGCTTCTTCGCCGTGGGCTACGTGGACGACACGCAGTTCGTGCGGTTCGACAGCGACGCCGAGAGTCCGAGGATGGAGCCGCGGGCGCCGTGGGTGGAGCAGGAGGGGCCGGAGTATTGGGACCGGGAGACACAGAACATGAAGAACGCGACACAGACCTACCGAGGGAACCTGCGGACCCTGCTCCGCTACTACAACCAGAGCGAGGCCG GGTCTCACACACTCCAGAAGATGTACGGCTGCGACCTGGGGCCGGACGGGCGCCTCCTCCGCGGGTATGAACAGTTCGCCTACGACGGCAGGGATTACATCGTCCTGAACGAGGACCTGCGCTCCTGGACCGCTGCGGACTTGGCGGCTCAGAACACCCAGCGGAAGTGGGAGGCGGCCCGTGCGGCGGAGCAGCACAGAACCTACCTGGAGGGCGAGTGCCTGGAGTGGCTCCGCAGATACTTGGAGAACGGGAAGGAGACGCTGCAGCGCGCGG ACCCCCCCAAGACACATGTGACCCACCACCCCGTCTCTGACTACGAGGCCACCCTGAGGTGCTGGGCCCTGGGCTTCTACCCTGCGGAGATCACACTGACCTGGCAGCGGGATGGAGAGGAACAAACTCAGGATACAGAGCTCGTGGAGAGCAGGCCTACAGGGGATGGAACCTTCCAAAAGTGGGCGGCTGTGGTGGTGCCTTCTGGAGAGGAGCAGAGATACACCTGTCATGTGCAGCATGAGGGTCTGCCCGAGCCCCTCACCTTGAGATGGG AGCCGTCTTCCCAGTCTACCATCCTCATCGTAGGCATCATTGCTGGCCTGGTTCTCCTTGGAACTGTGGTCACTGGAGCTGTGGTCGCTGCTGtgatgtggaggaggaagagctcAGGTGAGGAAGGG GTCCTGTTCTTGTTCTACTCCAGGCAGTGA
- the MAMU-AG gene encoding major histocompatibility complex, class I, AG isoform X23 — MYGCDLGPDGRLLRGYEQFAYDGRDYIVLNEDLRSWTAADLAAQNTQRKWEAARAAEQHRTYLEGECLEWLRRYLENGKETLQRADPPKTHVTHHPVSDYEATLRCWALGFYPAEITLTWQRDGEEQTQDTELVESRPTGDGTFQKWAAVVVPSGEEQRYTCHVQHEGLPEPLTLRWEPSSQSTILIVGIIAGLVLLGTVVTGAVVAAVMWRRKSSGEEGRDLTRSCSCSTPGSDSAQGSDVSLMALKCETAALCGTARQDLFTPSLCDLKNPDFLSAKAPECVCVPVGIM, encoded by the exons ATGTACGGCTGCGACCTGGGGCCGGACGGGCGCCTCCTCCGCGGGTATGAACAGTTCGCCTACGACGGCAGGGATTACATCGTCCTGAACGAGGACCTGCGCTCCTGGACCGCTGCGGACTTGGCGGCTCAGAACACCCAGCGGAAGTGGGAGGCGGCCCGTGCGGCGGAGCAGCACAGAACCTACCTGGAGGGCGAGTGCCTGGAGTGGCTCCGCAGATACTTGGAGAACGGGAAGGAGACGCTGCAGCGCGCGG ACCCCCCCAAGACACATGTGACCCACCACCCCGTCTCTGACTACGAGGCCACCCTGAGGTGCTGGGCCCTGGGCTTCTACCCTGCGGAGATCACACTGACCTGGCAGCGGGATGGAGAGGAACAAACTCAGGATACAGAGCTCGTGGAGAGCAGGCCTACAGGGGATGGAACCTTCCAAAAGTGGGCGGCTGTGGTGGTGCCTTCTGGAGAGGAGCAGAGATACACCTGTCATGTGCAGCATGAGGGTCTGCCCGAGCCCCTCACCTTGAGATGGG AGCCGTCTTCCCAGTCTACCATCCTCATCGTAGGCATCATTGCTGGCCTGGTTCTCCTTGGAACTGTGGTCACTGGAGCTGTGGTCGCTGCTGtgatgtggaggaggaagagctcAGGTGAGGAAGGG AGGGATCTGACCAGGTCCTGTTCTTGTTCTACTCCAGGCAGTGACAGTGCCCAGGGCTCTGATGTGTCTCTCATGGCTTTAAAG TGTGAGACAGCTGCCTTGTGTGGGACTGCGAGGCAAGATTTGTTCACGCCTTCTCTTTGTGACTTGAAGAACCCTGACTTTCTTTCTGCAAAGGCACCTGAATGTGTCTGTGTTCCTGTAGGCATAATGTGA